CTTAGGACTTTTTTTATCAAAAAGATCTGTAAATAAGGCCGAAATTTCCCGGCGGACAGGCATCAGCAAATCACGCCTATCCCAGCTTTCGAACAGCATTGTTACAAAATTAACAACTGAGGAACTTTACCTAATCGCTTTATCGATCGAAGTATCTCCCTGCGAACTTTTAACATTTGTCTGTACGAAAATATCTTTGCCTGAAAAATAGGTCATAGAAACTTTTCCGCTGATATTGCTTACTGAACTTTCATCTCATTTTTATTCTTATCTGCTGCCTGGTATGCCCAGCCAACAATAAGTTCTATTGCTCTCACCATCTCCTCACGTCCGTCTTCTGTAGCAATATCAATGTCTG
The genomic region above belongs to Mucilaginibacter sp. KACC 22773 and contains:
- a CDS encoding helix-turn-helix domain-containing protein; this encodes MTDLGLFLSKRSVNKAEISRRTGISKSRLSQLSNSIVTKLTTEELYLIALSIEVSPCELLTFVCTKISLPEK